In Cyanobacteriota bacterium, one genomic interval encodes:
- a CDS encoding FGGY family carbohydrate kinase, with the protein MDYVLTIDEGTTSTRALLIDAQGKILDIVQKEITQYYPQPGWVEHDASEIWDKTLACCRELIKQNLDACKINKDSIKSIAITNQRETTVVWDPRSGKPVHKAIVWQCRRTSDRCKELSKTKIGNIDFTDYIKAKTGLIPDAYFSATKLEWILNNRQTNAEAGQSCPLLFGTIDTWLLWNLTLGRAHLTEPSNASRTMLYDINENKWDEEILKTLKIDKLMLPDVIDSNGNFNSSPLFQDLLDQELPIKAVLGDQQAALYAYDNQAKCTYGTGTFVMIPYRKGLAKMGDTAQSKSRIGNERDSMSFSLATNNDGLLKSAAYKTETAQAFALEGSIFIGGSIVQWLRDELQFIEKSADIEALANEVSDNGGVYLIPALAGLGAPFWKGDARGTIFGITRGSNKAHIARAAIESIAYRVRDIFEALDPELRKSITQLNVDGGASLNDTLMQFQADLLQIPIQRYTETEMTALGVAKMTGEIELELKADKVFEPGPNLDAQYQVWKNYLSKLL; encoded by the coding sequence ATGGATTATGTGTTAACTATTGATGAGGGGACGACAAGCACTCGGGCATTATTAATTGACGCCCAAGGTAAAATCCTTGACATTGTCCAAAAAGAAATCACACAGTACTATCCTCAACCTGGTTGGGTAGAACATGACGCTTCAGAAATTTGGGACAAGACTTTAGCTTGCTGCCGTGAGTTAATTAAACAAAACCTAGACGCTTGTAAAATCAACAAAGATTCTATCAAATCTATAGCAATCACTAATCAAAGAGAAACGACCGTGGTCTGGGACCCACGCTCAGGGAAACCTGTCCACAAGGCTATTGTATGGCAATGTCGCAGGACTAGTGACAGATGCAAAGAACTTAGCAAAACCAAAATCGGCAATATTGATTTTACCGATTATATCAAAGCCAAGACAGGGTTGATTCCAGATGCTTATTTTTCTGCGACTAAATTAGAATGGATTTTAAATAATCGTCAAACTAACGCAGAAGCTGGACAAAGCTGTCCCCTCTTGTTTGGAACTATAGACACTTGGTTGCTATGGAATTTAACTTTGGGCAGAGCCCACCTCACAGAACCAAGCAATGCATCCCGCACCATGCTCTATGATATTAACGAAAACAAATGGGATGAAGAAATTCTCAAAACGCTCAAGATAGATAAATTAATGCTTCCAGATGTCATTGACTCTAATGGCAATTTTAATTCAAGCCCATTGTTTCAAGACTTGCTTGATCAAGAGCTGCCAATCAAAGCCGTTCTAGGAGACCAACAAGCTGCGCTCTATGCCTATGACAACCAAGCCAAATGCACTTATGGTACAGGGACTTTTGTGATGATTCCCTACAGGAAGGGGCTAGCAAAAATGGGAGACACTGCTCAAAGCAAATCTCGCATTGGTAACGAACGCGACTCCATGTCATTCTCACTAGCAACCAATAATGACGGCTTACTCAAAAGTGCAGCTTACAAAACAGAAACAGCTCAAGCCTTTGCGCTTGAAGGCAGTATTTTTATTGGCGGCTCTATTGTCCAGTGGCTCCGAGACGAACTGCAATTCATCGAAAAATCAGCAGATATCGAAGCACTAGCTAATGAAGTCTCAGACAATGGTGGCGTTTATTTAATTCCAGCACTAGCTGGTCTAGGTGCACCTTTCTGGAAGGGAGATGCCAGAGGCACTATTTTTGGAATTACTCGCGGCAGCAACAAAGCCCATATCGCTAGAGCCGCCATTGAATCTATCGCTTATAGAGTCAGGGATATTTTTGAAGCTCTTGACCCAGAGCTGCGCAAGTCAATCACCCAGCTCAATGTAGATGGTGGTGCTAGTCTCAATGATACTCTCATGCAGTTTCAAGCTGATCTCTTGCAAATCCCCATTCAAAGATATACAGAAACCGAAATGACAGCTCTTGGAGTTGCCAAGATGACTGGTGAGATTGAACTAGAGCTTAAGGCAGACAAGGTTTTTGAGCCAGGACCTAACCTAGATGCTCAGTATCAAGTTTGGAAAAACTATTTAAGCAAATTGCTATAA